From a region of the Salvelinus sp. IW2-2015 unplaced genomic scaffold, ASM291031v2 Un_scaffold1921, whole genome shotgun sequence genome:
- the LOC112072416 gene encoding serine/arginine-rich splicing factor 5 isoform X2, producing the protein MSGCRIFVGRLNPSAREKDVERFFKGYGRIRDIDLKRGFGFVEFDDPRDAEDAVYELDGKELCNERVTIEHARVRLRGGRGRGGDRGGGGGGGGGGGRFPDRYGRGSQDSRSRNPPPMRTENRLIVENLSSRVSWQDLKDFMRQAGEVTFADAHRPKLNEGVVEFASYSDLKNALEKLSGKEINGRKIKLIEAAKKRGSRSRSRSESSSRSRSRSRNRSPSRSRTPRRSRSHSPKSRSPKRDYNRSRSRSHSGSPAPRAAAPGSPPPRAKETSSSSSKRPSKPSKSASPHSPPPAQRAPSRSPSRSRGSRSPSTDSRH; encoded by the exons AGAGAAGGACGTggagagattcttcaaaggataCGGCCGCATCCGAGACATCGACCTCAAGAGAGGCTTTGGTTTTGTG GAGTTTGATGATCCTAGGGATGCTGAGGATGCAGTTTATGAGTTGGATGGCAAGGAGCTCTGCAATGAGAG ggtgacCATTGAGCATGCTCGTGTGCGCCTGCGTGGTGGGCGGGGACGTGGtggtgacagaggaggaggaggagggggaggaggaggaggaggccgcTTCCCAGATCGCTATGGCCGTGGCTCCCAGGATAGTCGGAG tAGGAACCCCCCGCCGATGCGTACGGAGAACCGTCTCATCGTGGAGAACCTGTCATCTCGCGTCAGCTGGCAG GACCTGAAGGATTTCATGAGACAGGCTGGGGAAGTCACGTTTGCAGACGCCCACCGCCCCAAGCTCAACGAAGG AGTGGTTGAGTTCGCTTCTTACAGTGATCTGAAAAACGCCCTTGAGAAGCTGTCTGGCAAGGAGATCAATGGAAGGAAAATCAAGCTGATTGAGGCAGCAAAGAAGAG gGGTTCCAGGAGTCGTTCCCGCTCTGAGAGCTCTTCTCGTTCCCGCTCCCGTTCTCGTAACCGTTCCCCGTCCCGCTCCAGGACCCCCCGTCGTTCCAGGTCCCACTCCCCCAAATCCCGCTCCCCCAAGAGGGACTACAACCGCTCTCGTTCTCGTTCCCACAGCGGCTCCCCAGCCCCCCGTGCTGCTGCCCCTGGCTCCCCACCTCCCAGGGCCAAAgagacctcttcctcctcctctaaaCGGCCCTCCAAGCCCAGCAAGTCTGCCTccccccactcccctcccccTGCACAGCGTGCACCTTCCAGGTCTCCTTCCAGGTCTCGTGGCTCTCGCTCTCCGTCTACGGACAGCCGCCACTGA
- the LOC112072416 gene encoding serine/arginine-rich splicing factor 5 isoform X1 codes for MSGCRIFVGRLNPSAREKDVERFFKGYGRIRDIDLKRGFGFVEFDDPRDAEDAVYELDGKELCNERVTIEHARVRLRGGRGRGGDRGGGGGGGGGGGRFPDRYGRGSQDSRRTNQPSGQPADRNPPPMRTENRLIVENLSSRVSWQDLKDFMRQAGEVTFADAHRPKLNEGVVEFASYSDLKNALEKLSGKEINGRKIKLIEAAKKRGSRSRSRSESSSRSRSRSRNRSPSRSRTPRRSRSHSPKSRSPKRDYNRSRSRSHSGSPAPRAAAPGSPPPRAKETSSSSSKRPSKPSKSASPHSPPPAQRAPSRSPSRSRGSRSPSTDSRH; via the exons AGAGAAGGACGTggagagattcttcaaaggataCGGCCGCATCCGAGACATCGACCTCAAGAGAGGCTTTGGTTTTGTG GAGTTTGATGATCCTAGGGATGCTGAGGATGCAGTTTATGAGTTGGATGGCAAGGAGCTCTGCAATGAGAG ggtgacCATTGAGCATGCTCGTGTGCGCCTGCGTGGTGGGCGGGGACGTGGtggtgacagaggaggaggaggagggggaggaggaggaggaggccgcTTCCCAGATCGCTATGGCCGTGGCTCCCAGGATAGTCGGAG GACCAACCAACCAAGTGGACAACCGGCAGA tAGGAACCCCCCGCCGATGCGTACGGAGAACCGTCTCATCGTGGAGAACCTGTCATCTCGCGTCAGCTGGCAG GACCTGAAGGATTTCATGAGACAGGCTGGGGAAGTCACGTTTGCAGACGCCCACCGCCCCAAGCTCAACGAAGG AGTGGTTGAGTTCGCTTCTTACAGTGATCTGAAAAACGCCCTTGAGAAGCTGTCTGGCAAGGAGATCAATGGAAGGAAAATCAAGCTGATTGAGGCAGCAAAGAAGAG gGGTTCCAGGAGTCGTTCCCGCTCTGAGAGCTCTTCTCGTTCCCGCTCCCGTTCTCGTAACCGTTCCCCGTCCCGCTCCAGGACCCCCCGTCGTTCCAGGTCCCACTCCCCCAAATCCCGCTCCCCCAAGAGGGACTACAACCGCTCTCGTTCTCGTTCCCACAGCGGCTCCCCAGCCCCCCGTGCTGCTGCCCCTGGCTCCCCACCTCCCAGGGCCAAAgagacctcttcctcctcctctaaaCGGCCCTCCAAGCCCAGCAAGTCTGCCTccccccactcccctcccccTGCACAGCGTGCACCTTCCAGGTCTCCTTCCAGGTCTCGTGGCTCTCGCTCTCCGTCTACGGACAGCCGCCACTGA